The region AGACGGCGGGCAACACGGCCACCGCGAGGGGGATGAGAAGCGAACTCCAGCGTCGGCTTGTTCTGGCCAAGCAGGCTCCCGGGACGCGTGATGCCGATCGGATCGGGGTGTACCTTCGGTTCGCTTTTCCGCTCCTTGTCGGCTGAGGCGTCGGCCACCATTTCCTGCCGAGGCGCTATCGTCCCTTCAGCCGGCGGTCCTTGTCCACCGCTCTTCCAAAGAGGCTGTCCAGGGCCAGATTGAGGCGAAGGACGTTGACCCGCTGCTCGCCCAAGAGGCCCAGCGTCCGGTCCTCCACCAATTCGTGGACCAGCGCGCGTAGCCGGTCCTCCGGAAGGCGGCGTGCGCGGGCCACTCGGCCGACCTGACAGAGGGCAGCCGCCGGGGAGATGTGCGAGTCCAGGCCGCTCGCCGACGCGGTGACCAGATCGACCGGAATGAGACCCTTGAGCTCTGGATCGGCGGCCCGCAGTACCTGGATCCGGCCGCGGACGGCATCTCTCCACGCCGGATTGGTCGGACCCAGGTTCGAACCGGCGGAGGAAGCGGCGTCATAAGGAACGGGAGCCGTGGCGGAAGGCCGGCTCCAGAAGTAGCGCGCCTCCGAGAAAGGCTGACCAATCAGATCCGATCCAAGGATCTTATCGCCGTCTCTCAGGAGGCTGCCGTTCGCCTGGCGCGGGAAAAGGAGCTGCGCCAGTCCGGTGAATGCAACCGGATACGCCACTCCGGTGAGGAGGGTCAGGAGGAAGAATACCGAGATGGCGGGCCGGACGATTTCCTTCACAGCTAGGCCGCTCGCAGCAGAGTGAGCATCAAATCGATCGCTTTGATACAGGGAAAGGGGATCAGTACGCCGCCCAATCCATAGACCAGGATGTTCCGGCGCAGCAGCTTCGGAGCCGAAGCGGGCCGGTACCGCACCCCCCGAAGCGCCAGCGGGATGAGCGCCACGATGACAAGAGCATTGAAGATGACTGCCGAGAGGACCGCGCTGCGCGGCGAGTGAAGGCCCATCACGTTGAGGACTCCGAGCGCCGGATAGATAGAGGCGAACGCGGCCGGAATGATCGCGAAGTACTTCGAGACGTCGTTGGCGATGCTGAAAGTCGTAAGCGCCCCGCGGGTGATTAGCATCTGCTTGCCGATTTCGACGATCCGAAGGAGCTTGGTGGGATTGGAGTCGAGATCGACCAAATTGCCGGCCTCCCGCGCCGCCTGCGTTCCGGTGTTCATGGCCACTCCGACGTCGGCCTGGGCCAGGGCGGGCGCGTCGTTCGTGCCGTCACCGGTCATCGCCACCAGATGGCCTTTCCTCTGGTAGTCGCGAATGAGGGCCAGCTTGGCTTCCGGGGTCGCTTCGGCCAGGAAGTCATCCACCCCGGCCTCGGCCGCGATCGCGGCGGCCGTGAGCGGCGAATCGCCGGTGATCATCACTGTCCGGATTCCTAGTCGGCGCATCTCCGCGAACCGCTCCCGGATTCCCCCCTTCACAATGTCCTTGAGGTCCACGACTCCGAGGATGCGCGGTCCTTCGGCGACCAGCAGCGGAGTTTCGCCGCGCTTGGCCACATCCTCGACGGCCCGGACCACCTCGGGCGGAAAGGCGCCCCCCTGATCCCGCACGAACTTCTCGACGGCGTCGGGAGCACCTTTGCGAATGCGCCGGCCTTCCAGGTCGACGCCGCTCATCCGCGTCTGGGCGGTGAAGGGAATGAACACCGCCCCGAGAGGCATGACTTCCCGCGCGCGGATTCCAAACTTCAGCTTGGCGAGGACGACGATGCTCCGGCCTTCGGGAGTCTCATCGGCCAGGGAAGCGAGCTGGGCGGCGTCGGCCAGATCCGACTCCGATACCGCCGGCGCCGGAATCAGGGCCGTTGCCTGCCGGTTGCCGAGGGTGATCGTGCCGGTCTTGTCGAGCAAGAGGATGTCGACGTCGCCTGCCGCCTCGACGGCCCGGCCGGACGTGGCGATCACGTTCGCGGCCACCATGCGGTTGATTCCGGCGATCCCGATGGCGGAGAGCAGTCCGCCAATAGTCGTCGGAATGAGGCAGACCAGGAGCGAGACGAGCACCGTGAGACTGACGGGCGCTCCCCGGCCCGCTGAGGTGATTGAATAAACCGAAAAGGGCAGCAGGGTGGCGGTGGCAAGAAGGAACACCAGTGTCAATCCGGCCAGCAGGACGTCCAGGGCGATCTCGTTCGGCGTTTTCTGGCGGCGCGCCCCCTCCACCATGGCGATGATCCGGTCGAAAAACGTCTCGCCCGGATTCGCCGTTATCCTGACGACGATCCAGTCCGACAGGACCCGGGTGCCGCCAGTGACCGCGCTCCGGTCCCCACCGCTTTCGCGAATCACCGGCGCGCTCTCTCCCGTGATGGCGCTTTCGTCCACCGATGCGATTCCCTGAATCACTTCTCCGTCGCCCGGAATCAGATCTCCCGCCTCCACCAAGACGACGTCTCCGGCGCGCAGCCCTGAGGCTGGCACCGCATCGCGGGCGGCCTCCCGGCGGGGCTCGGCGAGACGCTTCGCCACGATGTCCCGCCGCGTCCGGCGGAGCGACTCGGCCTGCGCCTTCCCCTTCCCTTCGGCCAGCGCTTCCGCGAAGTTGGCGAACAGCACCGTGAACCAAAGCCAAAAGGCGATCGCCACGATGAACCCGGCCGGCTCCTCTCCGCGGCCGGTGAGCCAGGCATGCATAAAAAGGAGCGTGGTGAAGAGGCTGCCGACCTCAACCACGAACATCACGGGGTTTCGCAGGGATCGGCGCGGATCGAGCTTCAGGAAGGCATCAACGATTGCCTGGCGGACCAGACCCGTCTCCAAAAGCGGTCGGGGCGGCGCGACGGTCGTGGACATTCTCGGGATCCCTTCTCAGCGGGCGAAGAACTGGAAGTGCTCGGCCAGAGGCCCGAGCGCCAGGGCTGGGATGAACGTGAGTGCCCCGACGAGCAGGACCGTGCCCGCGAGGAGCAGCACGAACAGGGGCGTGTGTGTCGGAAGGGTGCCGGAGGAGACCGGCACCGCCTTCTTCCGGGCCAGGGAGTCGGCGATGGCCAGCACCGGCACAATGACCCAATACCGGCCGATGAGCATGCAGACGCCGATGGCGGTCGCGTAGAAGAAGGAGCCGGCGTTCAATCCCCCAAACGCCGACCCATTGTTGTTGGCGCCCGAAGAAAAGGCGTACAGGATCTCGCCGAAACCGTGCGGCCCAGGGTTCGCGACCGCGCTACGACCTGCCGGCATCAAACAGGCGATGGCCGTGCCGATGAGCACTGCCGCGGCGGGAATGAGGATTCCCAGCGCCGCCATTTTCATCTCGAACGCCTCCAGCTTGTGGCCGAGATATTCGGGCGTCCGGCCGACCATCAGGCCTGCGATGAACACCGTCACAATCACGAAGAGGATCATTCCGTACAGACCGGATCCCACGCCGCCAAACACCACTTCGCCGAGCTGCATGAGGACGATCGGCACGAGACCGCCCAGCGGTGTGAAGCTGTCGTGCATGGAGTTCACCGAGCCGTTGGAGGCAGCCGTGGTCGTCGTCGCCCATAAGGCGGAGCCCACGATTCCGAATCGGACTTCTTTTCCCTCCATGTTCCCGCCTGCCTGGAAGTCGTTCGCGTCCTGATCCACGCCAAGTTCACTTAGCCGAGGGTTGCCGGCTTGCTCGGCTGCCAGACACCCCACAAGCATCGGGACAAGGAGAACCATCATGGCGGCGAAGAGGGCTGTCCCCTTGCGCCGGTCCCTGACCATCGCCCCGAAAGTGAAGCACAAGGCCGCGGGGAGCAGCAGAATGGCCAGCGTCTCGACGAAACCGGTGAGGGGGTTCGGATTCTCGAACGGGTGAGCCGAGTTGGCGTTGAAGAACCCGCCGCCATTCGTTCCCAATTGCTTGATCGCGACCTGGGACGCGACGGGGCCTAGGGCCAGGGTCTGGGTGTCGAGCGTCGACCCGTCACCGGTCTGCAGGGATTGGAGAAGAGGCACGGTGCTGCGCGCAGCGAACGTCTGCACGACTCCCTGCGAAACCAGGAAGATAGCTAGGACCGTGGAGAACGGACCCAGGACATAAACCACGCTTCGGACGAGGTCGACCCAGAAATTCCCGACGTCGGGCGAGGCGCGCCGCTCAAACCCGCGGATGAGCGCGGCCAGGACGGCCATACCCGTCGCAGCCGACAGGAAGTTCTGCACCGTGAGCCCGGCCATCTGAGTCAGGTGGCTCAGAGTCGTCTCCCCCGCATAGGCCTGCCAGTTCGTGTTGGACACGAAGCTGACGGCCGTGTTGAAAGCGATTTCGGGTGGGACGGAGCCGAGCCCACCTGGATTCAGGGGTAGATGTCCCTGGAGTCGCTGAAGGGCATAGAGCACCACCATACCCAGCAGGTTGAACAACAGGGCCGAGGCCGCATACACCTTCCAGGTCATCGACTCGTCCGGATCCACCCCCGAGAGGCGGTAGAAGAGCCTTTCGAACGGGCCGAGGAGATAGTGCGCGACTCGCGATCGTCCCAGGTACACTCTCGCCATGTACTCTCCGAGAGGCACCGCCAGCGCCGTCAGCGTGACGAAATAGAGGGCGAGCTGGACGAAGGCCCCGAAGCTCATAGCTTTTCGGGCCAGAGAAGCGCGACGATGAGATAGACGATGAGGAGCATCGCCAAGAAGGCACCGATCCAAAGAAATGGGGTCACGGAGAACCTCTCAGATCTTCTCGCAAAGCCGCACGAAGCCCCAGGTCAGCAAGAAGAAGACACCGATAATGCCCAGGAAGAGAGTGTCCATAACATCCCCCAATCGACCTCTACGGTACGGTCTTCCGGATCAAGATGGTGTAAAGAATCGACTCGGCTGCACCAAGATAGGGTCAAGATTCACCCCTGCCACGGTGGGGGACGACGATCCATCTTGGTTGAATCCTCGGCATTCCACGTGATAGAGAAGGTTGATGATTTGAGGATCTCTTGTAGATCCTGCTCAGGGAAACGAACCTCCCCTGAAGCGCGCGTGCGTGGCGCTCTCAGCCGTCTCTCGGAGGGCATGTTCCCTCAACGTTGGTGACTTGGTTTGTCTTGATCCGCGCCGGCGTCGGCTGCGCGGTTGTTCGATCCCATTGATGATGCGTGTGTGGTCGGGACGTCCGGCAGTGGTTGCGAGGACTGAAGCGTGGGGCGAGGCAAGAGGGTTCGCGGTGCGGGTCCCGCCATGACCGCGCTCGAGCATCCCCGGGCGCGCTTCTACCGGCTGCTCTTCGCTCTGGCGGCGGCCTACAACGCCGCGTTCGCCGCTTGGGCGATCCTGTGGCCCGGGTCCTTCTTCAAGCTCTGTGCGATGGACCCGCCCCGCTATCCCGCCGTCTGGCAGTGCCTGGGAATGGTGGTGGGCGTGTGCGGCCTCGGCTACGCCTATGCCGCCTGGCGGCTCGATCGCGCCTTGCCATTCATCACTCTCGGCCTCCTCGGCAAGACGCTGGGCCCGATCGGCTGGGTCGCGACGGTGCGCGCCGGGGAGTGGCCGATCCGGACGTTCACGCTGATTCTCTTCAACGACCTCGTCTGGTGGCTGCCGTTCGGGCTCTTCCTGCTCGAAGGGACGCGCGCCGGGGCGCGACTGCGCGCCTCGGCGCCGTACGCCTGCGCGACCCTGAACCTCATGGCGGCATTGGCGATTCCGCTGGCGCTTTCCCCCGGTATGGAGACGGTGCGCGACCGCGCGGCGCGGGTCGATTACATCGGCGCGCATGCGGCACTCTGGCGCGCCGGCTGGAGTCTCTGGATCGTCGCGGCCCTGAGCCTCCTCGGGTTCTACGGCTGGTGGGCCGCCCGGGCGCGCCCCCGCTCTCTCGGAACCGCGGCGCTGGTCCTGGCCATCGCCGGGATCGCCGGCGATCTCCTGGCGGAGTCGCTGTACATCGGCTGGCTGCCGGCCGACTACGATCGGATCGCGCCGGCGGCGCGTCTTCTCACCGGCGCCTGGGGCAACACGCTGTACACGCTTTCCGGGATCCTCCTCACGCTTGGCAGCCCGTGGCTGCGCGGCCCGGCGCGCGCCTGCGCCTGGCTGATCTGGGCGGTCGGCCTGGCTCTCGGCGCCTTCTCCTTGGCGGGGAACGTCACCGGGATGTCGGTGTCGACGGCGCTGCTCTTCATCCTCTTCTGTCCCTGGGTCGCCTGGATCGGATGCCTGGCTCGAAGGAAACCGGCGTGAGCCGGAGAATCGTGGTCCTCGGCGGCACCGGACTCTTCGGCGGGGCGGCGGTCGAGCTGCTGCGCGCGCAAGGAGCGGCGCCGCTGATCGCCGCCCGGGGAGCCGCCCGCGACGGCGGCGGCGCCCTCGACCTGCGCCTCGACGCCGAAGATCCGGACGCCTTGCGCTCCGCCCTCCGTCCCGGCGACGTCGTGCTCGACGCCGCGGGGCCGTTCCAGGAGCGCAGCGCCGCCCTCGTTGAAGCGGCGCTGGAAATCGACTTCGACGTCGTCGATCTCTCCGAAAACCTCGGCCACTTCCTGAAGATCGACGCCTTGCGGCCGCGGATCGAGGCGCAGGGCATTCGCGTGCTCACCAGCTGCTCGTCCGTCACGACCTTGCTCGCGGTCCTGGTGCGCGCGAGTGGTGCGCAGGCTCCGGCGCGCGTCAGCGTCTATCTCGCGCCCGCCTCGAAGGTCACGGCCACGGCTGGCACCGGGGGCGCGCTCCGCCATTCCCTGGGGCGGCCGATCCGCATCCTGCGGGGAGGCAGGCTCGTGCCGGCCCGGGGCTGGCGCGAGTCGCGATCATTCTTGATGCCGCCGCCGATCGGTTCGGCGCGGGGCTATCTCCTGGAGAGTGCCCACGCCGCGACGCTGCCGCGCCTTTTCCCGACGCTTCGCGATGCCGACTTCTGGGTGGACAGTCGGGTGCCGGGGCTGAACTCCGTCTTGCGCCTCATGGCTCTCGCGCCGGCGCTGGCCGCGCGCGTGGGTCGAGCTTTGCGCCGGTCGACCCTGGTGGCGCGCACGCTCGGCTCGGTGGCCGGGGGAATGCTGGCGGAGATCGAAGAGACCTCAGGCGTCGTCACTCAGGCACGCGTCTTCGCGCCCCGGCGCAGCTACCTTGCCGCGGTGGCGCCCGCCGTCCTGGC is a window of Candidatus Polarisedimenticolia bacterium DNA encoding:
- a CDS encoding saccharopine dehydrogenase NADP-binding domain-containing protein, with protein sequence MSRRIVVLGGTGLFGGAAVELLRAQGAAPLIAARGAARDGGGALDLRLDAEDPDALRSALRPGDVVLDAAGPFQERSAALVEAALEIDFDVVDLSENLGHFLKIDALRPRIEAQGIRVLTSCSSVTTLLAVLVRASGAQAPARVSVYLAPASKVTATAGTGGALRHSLGRPIRILRGGRLVPARGWRESRSFLMPPPIGSARGYLLESAHAATLPRLFPTLRDADFWVDSRVPGLNSVLRLMALAPALAARVGRALRRSTLVARTLGSVAGGMLAEIEETSGVVTQARVFAPRRSYLAAVAPAVLAVHAIASGRFPARGLVPHDRHVGPDELFGYLRQLGIECAFSEPQLAGYP
- the kdpA gene encoding potassium-transporting ATPase subunit KdpA, which gives rise to MSFGAFVQLALYFVTLTALAVPLGEYMARVYLGRSRVAHYLLGPFERLFYRLSGVDPDESMTWKVYAASALLFNLLGMVVLYALQRLQGHLPLNPGGLGSVPPEIAFNTAVSFVSNTNWQAYAGETTLSHLTQMAGLTVQNFLSAATGMAVLAALIRGFERRASPDVGNFWVDLVRSVVYVLGPFSTVLAIFLVSQGVVQTFAARSTVPLLQSLQTGDGSTLDTQTLALGPVASQVAIKQLGTNGGGFFNANSAHPFENPNPLTGFVETLAILLLPAALCFTFGAMVRDRRKGTALFAAMMVLLVPMLVGCLAAEQAGNPRLSELGVDQDANDFQAGGNMEGKEVRFGIVGSALWATTTTAASNGSVNSMHDSFTPLGGLVPIVLMQLGEVVFGGVGSGLYGMILFVIVTVFIAGLMVGRTPEYLGHKLEAFEMKMAALGILIPAAAVLIGTAIACLMPAGRSAVANPGPHGFGEILYAFSSGANNNGSAFGGLNAGSFFYATAIGVCMLIGRYWVIVPVLAIADSLARKKAVPVSSGTLPTHTPLFVLLLAGTVLLVGALTFIPALALGPLAEHFQFFAR
- the kdpC gene encoding potassium-transporting ATPase subunit KdpC, with the translated sequence MKEIVRPAISVFFLLTLLTGVAYPVAFTGLAQLLFPRQANGSLLRDGDKILGSDLIGQPFSEARYFWSRPSATAPVPYDAASSAGSNLGPTNPAWRDAVRGRIQVLRAADPELKGLIPVDLVTASASGLDSHISPAAALCQVGRVARARRLPEDRLRALVHELVEDRTLGLLGEQRVNVLRLNLALDSLFGRAVDKDRRLKGR
- the kdpB gene encoding potassium-transporting ATPase subunit KdpB encodes the protein MSTTVAPPRPLLETGLVRQAIVDAFLKLDPRRSLRNPVMFVVEVGSLFTTLLFMHAWLTGRGEEPAGFIVAIAFWLWFTVLFANFAEALAEGKGKAQAESLRRTRRDIVAKRLAEPRREAARDAVPASGLRAGDVVLVEAGDLIPGDGEVIQGIASVDESAITGESAPVIRESGGDRSAVTGGTRVLSDWIVVRITANPGETFFDRIIAMVEGARRQKTPNEIALDVLLAGLTLVFLLATATLLPFSVYSITSAGRGAPVSLTVLVSLLVCLIPTTIGGLLSAIGIAGINRMVAANVIATSGRAVEAAGDVDILLLDKTGTITLGNRQATALIPAPAVSESDLADAAQLASLADETPEGRSIVVLAKLKFGIRAREVMPLGAVFIPFTAQTRMSGVDLEGRRIRKGAPDAVEKFVRDQGGAFPPEVVRAVEDVAKRGETPLLVAEGPRILGVVDLKDIVKGGIRERFAEMRRLGIRTVMITGDSPLTAAAIAAEAGVDDFLAEATPEAKLALIRDYQRKGHLVAMTGDGTNDAPALAQADVGVAMNTGTQAAREAGNLVDLDSNPTKLLRIVEIGKQMLITRGALTTFSIANDVSKYFAIIPAAFASIYPALGVLNVMGLHSPRSAVLSAVIFNALVIVALIPLALRGVRYRPASAPKLLRRNILVYGLGGVLIPFPCIKAIDLMLTLLRAA